A single window of Sneathia sanguinegens DNA harbors:
- a CDS encoding outer membrane protein assembly factor, with translation MNNKLKVSLMLASVLLTVKGYSITINSIEIKNSKELPKEYILNNLPVKVGEEYKNKDLNDIYLSLLKTDLITNVNIYPTKTEKGVDLVVEVDEVDNAMKKLQDRIAAFEASKRTDLLVNSVKIEGNKNIPTSEIEKLIEVKLGEYFVPITVNNTVQTLLNTGYFKEIIPVVNRDAKTKTVDITFKITENPIIKTVQIDGVTAFNKNDLIKYSKLEPGNILNSYSLNPDMSPIMKLYHQKGFLTSKMESAMITDDGNVHIVISEGKAASVKYKKKVEIEENGRLSESKAKLKTKPYIFDRMTYIKEGDFVTENAITSTIKEYYRTGLFSSVEPKIEKNAEDASKRDVTFVVTERPTTSINAQVAYESKEGLTGGLTLADKNFLGRQQDVSISANFGTKGNYDISTSFFDPWLKGTKRLQLGASLFFKREKTKRNDLLESYKNFELSKGNKVDLPYQLANTVRAEGSYVYGGSLTVGKGINSDVFVTIKPRVYGIKTTNAEGIKSKKDKGTPQVFVDYTLGSATLGLTYDTRDDAAIPKSGSLINLTTELGYIFREKSLTQEAIAKFRTGKLKEAYQNMKQHKVQSNGSEKTLQQLEEEVERAKDAYNSATKEQKSEKKKAYENLSASYKKSVDEYFKTQNSIPSLKEIGNDPTNRLKRRAYYILNLDARAYQKVYKDKNSMAYRLTFGYASKGTPENMLFNTSDGTTLRAFENKKSNTLLTATAENRTYINDYVQLVAFGEFGMYNSETDSYYKGKYNGIKKYAGFFNKDNIKADIGLGARLTTPLGVIRLDYAWALFGHDRIPSPTREKGKKVKGKFSFGFGQTF, from the coding sequence ATGAATAATAAATTAAAAGTAAGTCTTATGCTTGCATCAGTTTTATTAACTGTTAAAGGGTATTCTATAACAATAAATAGTATAGAAATAAAAAATAGTAAAGAATTACCAAAAGAGTATATATTAAATAATTTACCTGTTAAAGTTGGAGAAGAATATAAAAATAAGGATTTAAATGATATATATTTAAGTTTATTAAAAACAGATTTAATTACAAATGTAAATATTTATCCAACAAAAACAGAAAAAGGTGTAGACTTAGTAGTAGAAGTTGATGAAGTAGATAATGCTATGAAAAAATTACAAGATAGAATAGCTGCTTTTGAAGCTTCAAAGAGAACAGATTTATTAGTTAATAGTGTAAAAATTGAAGGAAATAAAAATATACCAACTAGTGAAATAGAAAAATTAATTGAAGTTAAATTGGGAGAATATTTTGTTCCTATAACTGTTAATAACACAGTTCAAACCTTATTAAATACAGGATATTTTAAAGAAATAATCCCTGTAGTTAATAGAGATGCAAAAACAAAGACAGTAGATATAACTTTTAAAATTACTGAAAATCCTATTATAAAAACAGTTCAAATAGATGGTGTAACAGCATTTAATAAAAATGACTTAATAAAATATTCAAAATTGGAACCAGGAAATATTTTAAATTCATATAGTCTAAATCCAGATATGAGTCCAATTATGAAACTTTATCATCAAAAAGGATTTTTAACTTCAAAAATGGAATCAGCTATGATAACAGATGATGGAAATGTTCATATTGTGATAAGTGAAGGAAAGGCTGCTAGTGTAAAATACAAGAAAAAGGTTGAAATAGAAGAAAATGGAAGATTATCAGAAAGTAAGGCAAAATTAAAAACAAAACCATATATCTTTGATAGAATGACATATATAAAAGAAGGAGATTTTGTTACAGAAAATGCTATTACTTCTACAATTAAAGAATACTATAGAACTGGGTTATTTAGTTCAGTAGAACCAAAAATAGAAAAAAATGCAGAAGATGCTTCAAAAAGAGATGTTACTTTTGTTGTAACTGAAAGACCAACAACATCAATAAATGCACAAGTTGCTTATGAAAGCAAAGAAGGTTTAACAGGAGGGTTAACTTTAGCAGATAAGAATTTCTTAGGAAGACAACAAGATGTATCAATTTCAGCAAACTTTGGTACTAAGGGGAATTATGATATAAGTACTTCATTCTTTGATCCATGGCTTAAAGGAACTAAGAGATTACAACTTGGAGCTAGCTTATTCTTTAAGAGAGAGAAAACAAAGAGAAATGATTTATTAGAATCATATAAGAATTTTGAACTTTCAAAAGGTAATAAGGTAGATTTACCATATCAATTAGCCAATACAGTAAGGGCTGAAGGTTCTTATGTTTATGGTGGAAGTTTAACAGTTGGTAAGGGAATAAATAGTGATGTCTTTGTTACAATTAAACCAAGAGTATATGGAATAAAGACAACTAATGCAGAAGGTATTAAATCAAAAAAAGACAAGGGAACACCACAAGTTTTTGTTGACTATACTTTGGGTTCAGCAACATTAGGTTTAACTTACGATACAAGAGATGATGCAGCTATACCAAAAAGTGGTTCTTTAATCAATTTAACAACAGAATTGGGATATATCTTCAGAGAAAAGAGTTTAACACAAGAAGCTATAGCTAAATTTAGAACAGGAAAATTGAAAGAAGCATATCAAAACATGAAACAACATAAAGTTCAAAGTAATGGCTCAGAAAAGACTCTACAACAATTAGAAGAAGAAGTAGAACGAGCTAAGGATGCATATAATAGTGCAACAAAAGAACAAAAAAGTGAAAAGAAAAAAGCCTATGAAAATTTAAGTGCAAGTTATAAAAAAAGTGTTGATGAATATTTCAAGACTCAAAATAGCATACCTTCATTAAAAGAAATTGGCAATGATCCAACAAATAGATTAAAGAGAAGAGCATACTATATCTTAAACTTGGATGCAAGAGCATATCAAAAAGTATATAAAGATAAAAATAGTATGGCATATAGATTAACTTTTGGGTATGCAAGTAAAGGAACACCAGAAAATATGCTATTTAATACTTCAGATGGTACAACATTGAGAGCATTTGAAAATAAGAAGTCTAATACCTTACTAACAGCTACTGCTGAAAATAGAACATATATTAATGATTATGTTCAATTAGTTGCTTTTGGTGAATTTGGAATGTATAATTCAGAAACAGATTCATATTATAAAGGTAAATATAATGGAATCAAAAAATATGCTGGTTTCTTTAATAAAGATAATATAAAAGCAGATATAGGTTTAGGAGCAAGACTTACTACACCTTTAGGGGTAATAAGACTTGATTATGCATGGGCTTTATTTGGACATGATAGAATACCATCACCAACAAGAGAAAAAGGAAAGAAAGTAAAAGGTAAATTTTCATTTGGTTTTGGTCAAACATTTTAG
- a CDS encoding Hsp33 family molecular chaperone HslO produces the protein MKSRILIGTSANVRYAIADTTNLSIEAINVNKNSKILCTSELALLNIAALLSGNIKSENGKITLLLKADGILGKAKARARKDGRIIATNEIETDKLKELNACTEFSDFAKMYKIGKGQLIIETDLGLKKPYYTTIDVNDDKDIEQAIQEYYLKSEQVDTIIKTGIKYDKNSDLIRSGAIFIQALPECKKEIFEKFKKKLKEIYGIQDLLAHDMSLEDIAKLLFDNIEEYKNLEIRDLVFKCDCSYNYCLNLLKRIYTLDEIRDIIKKDGYVETVCGFCNAAYRIDNIEEI, from the coding sequence ATGAAGTCAAGAATATTAATAGGAACAAGTGCTAATGTAAGATATGCTATAGCAGATACAACGAATTTATCTATAGAAGCTATTAATGTAAATAAGAATTCAAAGATACTTTGTACTTCTGAATTAGCCTTACTTAATATAGCAGCTCTTTTATCAGGTAATATTAAAAGTGAAAATGGAAAGATTACTCTTTTATTAAAAGCAGATGGAATATTAGGGAAAGCAAAAGCTCGTGCAAGAAAAGATGGAAGAATAATAGCAACTAATGAAATAGAAACTGATAAGTTAAAAGAACTTAATGCTTGTACAGAATTTTCTGATTTTGCAAAAATGTATAAAATTGGTAAAGGACAATTAATTATAGAAACAGACTTAGGTTTGAAAAAACCATATTATACAACTATAGATGTAAATGATGATAAAGATATAGAACAAGCTATACAAGAATATTATTTAAAATCAGAACAAGTAGATACCATAATAAAAACAGGTATTAAATATGATAAAAATAGCGATTTAATAAGATCAGGAGCTATTTTTATACAAGCTTTACCTGAATGTAAAAAGGAAATTTTTGAAAAATTTAAGAAAAAGTTAAAAGAAATATATGGAATACAAGATTTGTTAGCTCATGACATGAGTTTGGAAGATATTGCAAAATTACTTTTTGATAATATAGAAGAATATAAGAATTTAGAAATAAGAGATTTAGTTTTCAAATGTGACTGTTCATATAATTACTGTTTGAATTTATTAAAAAGAATATATACCTTAGATGAAATAAGGGATATAATAAAAAAGGATGGCTATGTTGAAACAGTGTGTGGATTTTGTAATGCGGCCTATAGAATAGATAATATTGAAGAAATATAG
- a CDS encoding STAS domain-containing protein, translated as MENISVAQVNGVNIIKIVGKAVMQISPSVEKLLIESKKTPILDLSETSYIDSTFLGLIAKYSLIFKKKNNEFLSIVRPTKSVLDNLEKTGILKFVLIIDKTIQINAKEVEATKISNEELKKHILELHEILMNLNEENKKIFSNVVELMKKGLNK; from the coding sequence ATGGAAAATATAAGTGTTGCTCAAGTTAATGGAGTTAATATTATAAAAATAGTCGGTAAGGCAGTTATGCAAATTAGTCCTAGTGTTGAAAAGCTTTTAATTGAAAGTAAAAAAACACCTATTTTAGATTTAAGTGAAACTAGCTATATTGATAGTACTTTTTTAGGTTTAATTGCCAAATATAGCTTGATATTTAAGAAAAAAAATAATGAATTTTTAAGTATAGTAAGACCTACAAAAAGTGTTTTAGATAATTTAGAAAAGACAGGAATATTAAAATTCGTTTTAATTATAGATAAGACAATTCAAATAAACGCAAAAGAAGTGGAAGCTACAAAAATAAGTAATGAAGAATTAAAAAAACATATATTAGAATTGCATGAAATATTAATGAATTTAAATGAGGAAAATAAGAAAATATTTTCAAATGTTGTAGAATTAATGAAGAAGGGATTGAATAAATGA